The Dioscorea cayenensis subsp. rotundata cultivar TDr96_F1 chromosome 19, TDr96_F1_v2_PseudoChromosome.rev07_lg8_w22 25.fasta, whole genome shotgun sequence genome includes a window with the following:
- the LOC120283577 gene encoding uncharacterized protein LOC120283577, giving the protein MNALAFIHSIRGAKWEDYVDDYFSVDKYKATYQMEVAPMPDMNEWVITGDGESLLPPISRRPAGRPRKNRIKGFDEVKKGRHKCKMCGSFGHHAKKCKEPEKESDPSMQSMASSSNVQQAYRGRSRSREGYNVYVPPTVKKKWEA; this is encoded by the exons ATGAATGCCCTTGCTTTTATCCATTCCATTAGAGGAGCAAAGTGGGAAgattatgttgatgattatTTCTCAGTAGACAAATATAAAGCAACCTATCAAATGGAGGTTGCACCTATGCCTGATATGAATGAATGGGTCATTACTGGTGATGGTGAGTCTTTACTACCACCTATCTCAAGGAGGCCAGCTGGTAGGCCTAGGAAAAATAGGATCAAAGGTTTTGATGAGGTCAAGAAAGGTAGGCACAAATGCAAAATGTGTGGATCATTTGGTCATCATGCAAAAAAATGTAAAGAGCCAGAGAAAGAAAGTGATCCTTCAATGCAATCTATGGCTTCATCATCTAATGTTCAACAAGCCTACAG gggAAGATCAAGATCAAGGGAAGGATACAATGTTTATGTGCCaccaacagtaaaaaaaaagtgggaGGCCTAA